In Spinacia oleracea cultivar Varoflay chromosome 5, BTI_SOV_V1, whole genome shotgun sequence, a single window of DNA contains:
- the LOC110794249 gene encoding MLO-like protein 4, with amino-acid sequence MAEDRSLTETPTWAVATIISLMVIVVFSFTKSVEFFGRWLDKTKRKTLVAALNKIKEELVVFGVLSLLMGHFTIFVAKICIKSSVFSTRYYPCIPETTSAKSLEVVQHMIISNYSKYAPLEHQDFAVFHARKYCDEGYESLASYESLEQLHRLLFVLGVIHVTYSSMAIALAVIKIYSWRAWEDEAKAMASQASQDNTKIKRLCSFVVNRAYHPWSQHKVYVWLLCFSRQFWSSINKSDYGALRFGFVTTHQLPLSYDFFNYMVRSMDEEFRDIVGISLPLWVYAIVCIFLDFHGTDVYFWLSFLPAIIIIIIGTKLHHIVVKLAVEIVDSQSYLNTQEFKLRDELFWFRSPRLLLRFIQFITFQNAFEMAMFLWSLWEIKGTSCFMDNPTFIVTRLTFGIISQVWCSFITFPLYVLITQMGSRFKSAVISEGVRRSLHGWKSRVKARQNSYKSNNNVRLSSASSMPLIHNMERYDDSGSNRSNTNISSTSSGRRIWRNEGSRRFSLVDFGDKTWADFDSDTDTGSDNSYNEEDDNHTQDVPYARLP; translated from the exons ATGGCGGAAGATCGTTCATTAACTGAAACTCCGACATGGGCAGTCGCAACTATCATCTCTCTCATGGTTATTGTTGTCTTCTCCTTCACCAAATCTGTTGAATTTTTTGGACGG TGGTTAGATAAGACGAAAAGGAAAACTTTGGTGGCTGCCCTTAACAAAATCAAAGAAG AGCTTGTAGTATTTGGGGTACTGTCTCTTCTGATGGGCCACTTCACAATCTTTGTGGCCAAAATCTGTATAAAATCATCAGTGTTCAGCACTAGGTATTATCCATGTATACCAGAAACTACATCAGCTAAATCATTGGAGGTCGTTCAACACATGATTATTTCAAATTACTCAAAGTATGCCCCTCTTGAACACCAAGATTTTGCCGTATTTCATGCTAGGAAATATTGTGATGAG GGATACGAGTCCTTGGCTTCATATGAAAGCCTCGAGCAGCTTCATCGTCTATTGTTTGTTCTTGGTGTTATACATGTTACTTACAGCTCTATGGCCATTGCACTAGCTGTTATTAAG ATCTATAGTTGGAGGGCATGGGAAGATGAAGCTAAAGCCATGGCTTCACAAGCCTCACAAG ACAATACAAAGATAAAGCGATTGTGTTCCTTTGTTGTCAACCGTGCATATCACCCATGGAGCCAACACAAAGTGTATGTTTGGCTG CTTTGTTTCAGCCGTCAATTTTGGAGTTCAATTAACAAGTCTGATTATGGTGCTCTCCGCTTTGGTTTTGTTACT ACTCATCAACTTCCATTATCCTATGATTTTTTCAATTACATGGTCAGAAGTATGGATGAAgaatttcgtgacattgttgGTATAAG CTTGCCTCTTTGGGTCTATGCCATAGTCTGCATTTTCCTTGATTTTCATG GAACTGATGTCTACTTTTGGCTTTCCTTTCTTCCGGCTATT ATAATCATCATAATCGGCACAAAGTTGCACCACATTGTGGTGAAGCTTGCGGTAGAGATCGTTGATTCACAATCATATCTCAATACCCAAGAGTTTAAACTCAGAGATGAGCTCTTCTGGTTTCGGAGCCCAAGACTTTTACTTAGGTTCATACAATTCATAACTTTCCAA AATGCATTTGAGATGGCAATGTTCCTATGGTCATTG TGGGAAATCAAAGGAACTTCTTGCTTTATGGACAACCCAACATTCATAGTTACTCGCTTAACATTCGG GATAATCTCCCAAGTTTGGTGTAGCTTCATTACATTCCCGCTGTATGTCTTAATAACACAAATGGGATCAAGGTTCAAGAGTGCAGTGATATCTGAAGGTGTAAGAAGATCGCTACATGGTTGGAAGTCAAGAGTGAAGGCAAGGCAAAACAGTTACAAGTCTAATAATAATGTGCGACTAAGTTCAGCATCATCGATGCCCTTGATTCATAATATGGAAAGATATGATGATTCTGGGAGCAACAGAAGCAACACCAATATTAGTAGTACCAGTAGTGGAAGAAGAATATGGAGAAATGAAGGTTCCAGAAGGTTCTCACTGGTGGATTTTGGAGACAAGACATGGGCCGACTTTGATAGTGACACTGACACTGGTAGTGATAATTCTTATAATGAGGAGGATGATAATCACACACAAGATGTTCCTTatgctcgccttccttga